The region AATACTTTAAAAAAGAAAGTGTTTTTAAATAAAATAAATGGTCTAAATATTATAAAAATCCGTTTTTCTGGAGTGAAAGACGGATTTTTCTGTTTTATAGAGAAACCGTAAAATATAAAGTATCTTTGCACCTCAAAATATAGATTATGCTTAGAATTGGTGAAAATCATACGCTTAATATTGTAAGGGAAACCGAGCCTGGACTTTTCTTAACAGATAATGAAGGGAATGAAGTTTTACTTCCGAATAAATATATACCCGAAACTTTTGAAATAGGTGAAGAGATTGATGTTTTTGTTTACCTGGATCATGAAGAAAGACCAGTGTCAACTACCTTAGAACCTCTAGTGAAACTTGATGAATTTGCTTTTCTAAAATGTGTAGAAACCACTGAATTTGGTGCTTTTTTAGATTGGGGACTTGAAAAACACTTATTTGTTCCGTTTAAGGAGCAGGCTTACCCTATGAAAAAGGGCGGACGCTATCTTATTTTTTGCTATTTAGATGAAGAAACCGATCGTTTGGTAGGTTCAAGCAAAGTACATGCATTTTTGGATAATTCTGAATTAACCATAGCGCCTTTTGAAGAGGTAGATCTTATAATTAGCAATAAAAGTGATTTAGGTTACAATGTAATTATTAATCAGCTGCATTTAGGTTTGATCTATCACGACGATGTTTTCCAGGAAATAAATGTTGGTGATGAAATGCGCGGATTTATCACTAAAACCCGTCCCGATGGCAAAATTGATGTTAGCCTGCAAAGACCAGGTTACAGAAGTATTGAACCAAATGCTGAGTTAATCCTTGATAAATTAAAGAGAAACGAAGGTTATCTAAACCTTACCGATAAATCTTCTCCCGAAGCTATTCACAGTCAGTTAGGAATTAGCAAAAAGAGCTTTAAGCGTGCCGCAGGGAATCTTTATAAACAAAGAAAAATAGATATTAAAGACGACGGTATTTATCTTAAAGAAGATTAGTAAAAGTAGCTCCCTCTTGGCGAGTAATATTGTGAGCCGTAATACATTCTTCGCTGGGTTTGCCTGTGAAGGGCGTTTTGATAAATTCGCTGGTTTTGGTAATAAGGATTCGAATTCAGGGCATCATTGTAAACTTCGTCATTATCCCTAAGTCGGTAATTATTAGAAATTTCGAAAGCTTTTTTCTTTTGCGTGGTTGTAGGTAAAGGACTTCCAATATCTACGGTGCGTTTTTTCATATTACGCTGCTGTTCCAGGATTCCAACCATATCTACGCTAGAACGTTTGTTTTCATCTACATTTATAAATTCACCGCTGGGAAGATCAAAATCTCCTTTAAAGAATTGTTGTCCAAAACTAAGATCGCTCCAGGAAGGTTCTATACTGTAGTTGCTAATTTCAAAATCGGCAATATCCCAGTATTCCTGGGCAGAAACTGAAGTTATGCTGAATAAAAACAGACTTAGAAATAGGAAGCGAAATTTCATTTTCAGGGCTTTTGTCTTTAATATAGCAAAAACAATGCAAATCTAATTGCACAGCAAAGATATTAAGATAAATTGAAAAGCTTATTTTTGAATAAAATAAAGACCTATGAGTGAAATCAACTGGAAAACTGTAAAAGAATACGAAGATATAACTTATAAAAAATCGGGTGGCGTGGCGCGAATTGCTTTTAACCGTCCCGATGTTCGCAATGCGTTTAGACCTAAAACTACTTCAGAGCTGTTAGATGCCTTTCATAATGCACACGAAGATACTGAAATTGGCTGCGTTTTACTTTCGGCCGAGGGCCCATCATCAAAAGACGGGAAATGGGCGTTTTGTAGCGGTGGCGATCAAAAAGCACGTGGACACCAGGGTTACGTAGGTGAAGATGGCTACCATAGATTAAATATTTTGGAAGTTCAGCGGTTAATACGGTTTATGCCAAAGGCTGTAATTTGTGTAGTTCCCGGCTGGGCAGTAGGAGGTGGGCATAGTTTGCACGTAGTTTGCGATTTAACACTTGCCAGTAAAGAACACGCTATTTTTAAACAAACCGATGCCGATGTAACTAGTTTTGATGCCGGTTATGGTTCAGCTTATTTGGCGAAAATGGTAGGGCAGAAGAAGGCACGGGAAATCTTTTTCCTCGGAAGAAATTATTCTGCGCAAGAAGCTTATGAAATGGGAATGGTGAACGCGGTAATTCCGCACGATGAGCTGGAAGATACTGCTTATGAATGGGCACAGGAAATTATGGCAAAATCGCCAACTTCTATAAAGATGCTGAAATTCGCCATGAACATGACCGATGACGGAATGGTTGGCCAGCAAGTGTTTGCAGGAGAAGTTACCCGACTTGCTTATATGACAGATGAAGCAAAAGAAGGCCGTGATGCTTTTCTGGAAAAAAGAAAACCTAATTTTGATAAAAAATGGATTCCATAGCCAAAGATTTTAGTAACGAACAAATAGATTTAGCTTCCCTGCCCAAATATGAGTCGGTAGCGTTTTCTTCAGTTTCGTCTAAATATCTTATAAAAATGAATATTCAGACGGGCATTTTTATGCTCGTGCTTACTGTGGCGCTTGGTGTTTTTTGGTTTTTTCAGCTAAATTATATTCAATCGGGAATTATTTTTGCCTTTGTATTAATCGCTTTTATATTTAGATTTTGGAATAATTATAAGCTGCTTCAAAGTTTGGGTTATGCTATAAGGGAAAGAGATATTATTTATAGAAGAGGATTTATTTTTAGTAAAACAACGGTAATTCCGTTTAATAGGGTACAGCACGCTTCAATTTCAAGAGGGATTTGGGATAAGATTTTAGGAATTTCCAGCCTTAATATTTTTACTGCCGGTGGAGGAGGAAGTGATATTACTATTCCCGGTTTAGATCCCGAAATGGCTGTTCAATTAAAAGAGGCAATTGCGGTTAAGATTTCTGAAGATGAATCCTGAAGCCTACAGTAACGCCCAGCGCCAATCTATAGCCGGAATCCTTCTTATATTTATTTCAAGCCTCTATAAATTATTTAGAACTTTTTGGGCGGTTGGTGCCTATTTGTTAGTTAGCGGCCCCAGTAGAAATACTTTAATTTATATTGGTTTGGGTTTGCTTTTTATTGGGATTCTAACCTTTATTTATAGCTACCTGTACTATCGCAAATTTGTTTTTTATATAGATTATAAACGGGAGGAATTTGTGTTGGAAAAAGGAATTTTTTCTACCGAAAATACTGCGATTCCTTTTGATAAAATTCAGCAGGTTTATTTTAAACGTTCTATTCTGCAACGAATAATCAAGGTGTACAGCCTGATAATTGATACCGCTGGAAGCAATCTAAAAGAGGTTGAAATTAAAGCTATATCTGGCGAAGATGCTAATAAGCTTTCAAAAATTCTATTAAAAGCGAAAGCTAAAAATACCGAAGAAAATTCAATAGAAGAATCTTTAGAAACTGAGGATAATAACGAGGTTTTTTGGACTCATAAGGTAGGATTTCTCACGCTTCTTAAAATTGGGATAAGCACTAATTATCTTCGCGGGCTTTCGTTGGTTTTTGCATTTGTAATGACTATTTATAATAGAGTAAACACCTATTTTAAAGATCGGGTAGAAGATGTTGAAGTTTATTTTGATCAGTTTTCTGGGGTCTTGCAATCTATCGGGTTCTTAGCACTGCTTTTTGTGCTTCTCTTACTTTTAAGTATAAGTATTACAATTATTGAAGTATTTATTAAGTATTATGGCTTAACAATTCAGCAGAATAAGGATAAAATGGAGGTAGAAATGGGGTTAAAAACCAATACCAAGGTTTCCCTTCAACCAAGACGGCTTCAATTGATGAGAATTAAAACCAACCCGGTTCAAAAGCGGTTCAATCTTTATGAAGCCCAAATTTCCTTATCCAGCAGCGAAAATGAACTTCAAAAAAATAAAATAAAGATTCCCGGCCTGGGAAAAGAGATCGTAAAAAAGATAAAGTATTTTTTATATCCAGAATCTTCTAAATCTAGTTTCAGCACGACCTTTAGACCAGATAAATTATTATTATTCAGAAAAATTTCATTGGCAGTATTGCCGGTATTGATATTTCTCGCACTCTGGTATTTTACAGATTTTATAAGACTAAAATTATGGGCTGTTTTAGCCGTAGCAAGTTTATATATGCTTGCCGCTTTATCTTTACAAATTCTTGCCTTTAGAGCTAGAAAACTTATAATTACCGAAGAATTTCTTCAGAAAAAAACTGGCTTTTGGAATAAAACCGAAGAAACCCTGGAATTATTTAAAATCCAATCTATAAGTGTAAAGCAACCTATTTGGTATAAAAGAAAAAACCTCGTGAATGTAGTTTTCCATACCGCCGGGGGTGATTTAAACTTTTATGCTGTGAATAGAGATATTTTGCAATACGTAAATTATGTGTTGTATAAGGCAGAGGTTAGTTCAAAAAACTGGATGTAAGAAGTGTTGAATTTGTTACTCGCAAGAAGTTAAAATAAAAAAAATCCCCAATCTAAAACTAGATTGGGGATTTTCACTTTAAACAATTAACAAGATTTATCGTATCGCCGGATATTCCTCTGGATTTACCTCGTTGAAAATTGAATAAACCTTTTCAAAAATATCTTCTGCTGAAGGTTTACTAAAATAATCTCCATCGGTTCCATAAGCCGGGCGATGTTCCTTAGCGGTTAGTGTTTGCGGTTTGCTGTCCAGGTATCTCCAGGCGTTTTGCTCGTTTAAAACCTTATCTAAAATATAGGCTGAGGCTCCTCCCGGAACATCCTCGTCTATAACCAGAAGTCTGTTAGTTTTTTCTACGCTTTTTACAATGTCGTGATCCAAATCAAAAGGAAGTAGAGATTGAATATCTATTACTTCAGCATTAATACCATATTCACTTAATTCTTCAGCCGTTTGAGTTACAATTCTTAAGGTAGAGCCATAAGAAACTAAGGTAATATCGCTTCCTTCTCTAATGGTTTCTACTTTGCCAATTGGCGTTCTAAGATCGGCTAAGTTACTCGGTTTTTTTTCTTTTAAACGGTACCCGTTTAAGCACTCCACCAATAGCGCAGGAGTATCCTGTTTTAAAAGAGTATTATAAAAACCTGCTGCTTTGGTCATATTTCTTGGTACCAGAACATACATTCCGCGTACCAGGTTTAGAATTCCTCCCATTTGGGAACCACTATGCCAAATTCCTTCTAAGCGATGGCCACGGGTTCTTATAATTAGCGGAGCTTTTTGTTTTCCTTTGGTTCGGTATTGTAAGGTAGCAAGATCGTCACTCATCCCCTGTATAGCATACATAACGTAATCCAGGTATTGAATTTCAGCAATAGGCCTTAGACCTCGCATTGCCATTCCAATTCCCTGGCCGAGGATCGTGGCCTCGCGAATACCAACATCGGCAACGCGTAGTTTTCCGTATTTTTTCTGAAGACCTTCCAGTCCCTGGTTTACATCACCAATCTCACCGGTATCTTCACCAAAGATGAGGGTTTCAGGGATATTGCCAAAAATCTGGTCAAAGTTATCACGCAGAATAATTCTTCCATCAACTTCAGCTGAATCTTCATCATATTCCGGTAAAACTTCAGTTTGAATCCCGTTAGATTCAATATACAAATGGCTGTTATAATCATTAGCCATATCTTTTTCAAATTCCTTAAGCCAATTCAGTAATTGGGATTTTTCTTCAGAATTTTCTTTTCTAATTGCCCTTAAAGTCTTTCTTGCTGCAACCGCAAGATCTTTTTTAAGCGGTTCTTTATTAGCGTTAAGATCTTTAGCAAGTTTAACTACTGTATCTTTTTTCTCGGTATTTTTTGCCAGTTTAGAAAGTACAACGAGTAATTCTTTTTGTTTGGCTTTGGTGGGTTCAGCATACTTATTCCACGCTTTTTTCTTGCCTTCTCTTACCTCGCGTTTTATTTCTTTTTCAATATTTTGCAGCTCTTCATCTGTGCTAATATTGTTCTCTAAAATCCATTTTCTAAACTTTACATTACAATCGTATTCACGTTCCCAGGACAAACGTTGCTCATTTTTGTATCGCTCATGAGAACCGGAAGTAGAGTGCCCTTGTGGTTGTGTTAGTTCTACCACGTGAATAAGAACCGGACAATGTTCTCTTCGTGCTATTTTTTCAGCCTTTTCGTAGGCTTCAATTAGCGCTACATAATCCCAGCCATTAACCACGATAATCTCGTAGCCTTTATTTTCTTCATCTCTTTGGAAACCTTTTACGATTTCAGAAATATTTTCTTTTGTAGTTTGATGTTTGGCGTGTACCGAAATCCCATATTCGTCGTCCCATACGCTTAAAACCATAGGCACCTGCATTACGCCTGCAGCGTTCAGGGTTTCCCAAAAATGGCCTTCGCTGGTACTGGCATTTCCAATAGTTCCCCAGGCGATTTCATTTCCGTTTTCTGAAAATTTCTCGGCAGGTAAACCTTCTACGTTTCTATAAATTTTGAAGCCTGGGCAAGGCCTAAAAGTCTTGGCATTTGGCCGGCTGTTGGGGAGATATCGGCACTGGAATTTTTTTGGTCTATCAAGTTTTTCCAGCTGCCGTCGTCATTAAGACTGTGGGTGGTAAAGTGGCCTCCCATTTGTCTTCCGCCAGACATTGGTTCGTTTTCCAGGTTAGAATCGGCATACAAACCGGAAAAGAATTGTTCTATGCTAAATTGATTAATGGCCATCATAAAAAGTTTGGTCACGGTAGTAACCAGATCTAAAATCACCAT is a window of Salegentibacter salegens DNA encoding:
- a CDS encoding 1,4-dihydroxy-2-naphthoyl-CoA synthase, with the translated sequence MSEINWKTVKEYEDITYKKSGGVARIAFNRPDVRNAFRPKTTSELLDAFHNAHEDTEIGCVLLSAEGPSSKDGKWAFCSGGDQKARGHQGYVGEDGYHRLNILEVQRLIRFMPKAVICVVPGWAVGGGHSLHVVCDLTLASKEHAIFKQTDADVTSFDAGYGSAYLAKMVGQKKAREIFFLGRNYSAQEAYEMGMVNAVIPHDELEDTAYEWAQEIMAKSPTSIKMLKFAMNMTDDGMVGQQVFAGEVTRLAYMTDEAKEGRDAFLEKRKPNFDKKWIP
- a CDS encoding CvfB family protein; translated protein: MLRIGENHTLNIVRETEPGLFLTDNEGNEVLLPNKYIPETFEIGEEIDVFVYLDHEERPVSTTLEPLVKLDEFAFLKCVETTEFGAFLDWGLEKHLFVPFKEQAYPMKKGGRYLIFCYLDEETDRLVGSSKVHAFLDNSELTIAPFEEVDLIISNKSDLGYNVIINQLHLGLIYHDDVFQEINVGDEMRGFITKTRPDGKIDVSLQRPGYRSIEPNAELILDKLKRNEGYLNLTDKSSPEAIHSQLGISKKSFKRAAGNLYKQRKIDIKDDGIYLKED
- a CDS encoding PH domain-containing protein, whose product is MNPEAYSNAQRQSIAGILLIFISSLYKLFRTFWAVGAYLLVSGPSRNTLIYIGLGLLFIGILTFIYSYLYYRKFVFYIDYKREEFVLEKGIFSTENTAIPFDKIQQVYFKRSILQRIIKVYSLIIDTAGSNLKEVEIKAISGEDANKLSKILLKAKAKNTEENSIEESLETEDNNEVFWTHKVGFLTLLKIGISTNYLRGLSLVFAFVMTIYNRVNTYFKDRVEDVEVYFDQFSGVLQSIGFLALLFVLLLLLSISITIIEVFIKYYGLTIQQNKDKMEVEMGLKTNTKVSLQPRRLQLMRIKTNPVQKRFNLYEAQISLSSSENELQKNKIKIPGLGKEIVKKIKYFLYPESSKSSFSTTFRPDKLLLFRKISLAVLPVLIFLALWYFTDFIRLKLWAVLAVASLYMLAALSLQILAFRARKLIITEEFLQKKTGFWNKTEETLELFKIQSISVKQPIWYKRKNLVNVVFHTAGGDLNFYAVNRDILQYVNYVLYKAEVSSKNWM
- a CDS encoding PH domain-containing protein → MDSIAKDFSNEQIDLASLPKYESVAFSSVSSKYLIKMNIQTGIFMLVLTVALGVFWFFQLNYIQSGIIFAFVLIAFIFRFWNNYKLLQSLGYAIRERDIIYRRGFIFSKTTVIPFNRVQHASISRGIWDKILGISSLNIFTAGGGGSDITIPGLDPEMAVQLKEAIAVKISEDES
- a CDS encoding alpha-ketoacid dehydrogenase subunit alpha/beta, whose product is MEKLDRPKKFQCRYLPNSRPNAKTFRPCPGFKIYRNVEGLPAEKFSENGNEIAWGTIGNASTSEGHFWETLNAAGVMQVPMVLSVWDDEYGISVHAKHQTTKENISEIVKGFQRDEENKGYEIIVVNGWDYVALIEAYEKAEKIARREHCPVLIHVVELTQPQGHSTSGSHERYKNEQRLSWEREYDCNVKFRKWILENNISTDEELQNIEKEIKREVREGKKKAWNKYAEPTKAKQKELLVVLSKLAKNTEKKDTVVKLAKDLNANKEPLKKDLAVAARKTLRAIRKENSEEKSQLLNWLKEFEKDMANDYNSHLYIESNGIQTEVLPEYDEDSAEVDGRIILRDNFDQIFGNIPETLIFGEDTGEIGDVNQGLEGLQKKYGKLRVADVGIREATILGQGIGMAMRGLRPIAEIQYLDYVMYAIQGMSDDLATLQYRTKGKQKAPLIIRTRGHRLEGIWHSGSQMGGILNLVRGMYVLVPRNMTKAAGFYNTLLKQDTPALLVECLNGYRLKEKKPSNLADLRTPIGKVETIREGSDITLVSYGSTLRIVTQTAEELSEYGINAEVIDIQSLLPFDLDHDIVKSVEKTNRLLVIDEDVPGGASAYILDKVLNEQNAWRYLDSKPQTLTAKEHRPAYGTDGDYFSKPSAEDIFEKVYSIFNEVNPEEYPAIR